TCTTTTGCTAGCATAAGTCCTTCACCATCCTAAAATAAAATGACTCCTCTGCTACAAAAGCAAAGGAGCCTGGGAATAACATCTATCTCTTTATTGTCATTTTTCTTGGTGCAGAAGTTAAGGTCAATCCAGTTTCGTCTGTACCTGTTACGGTTACGTAGTAGTCTCCTTCTGGATAGTCTGCGTCAGGAGTCCAACGTAGGCCATATATGGAGTGTTCATTATCAATGTTTGCTTCTTCCAGGGAGTTCCCTTCAGCATCTGTAATGACAAAGTGCCAGTCAAGTCGTTTATAGCCGAAGACGGTGATGGATGCTGGTTTGTTTTCATTAATATTTGTGCCTGATACGTGAAGGTAGTTGATAAATGGATCCGCGTGTTTCAATGCTTCATTACCGACATAGCCAACCCCTACATTTCTGGCAGCATCGATAGAGGATACCATTACGATCTCAGGTTTAACAGAAGAAATATATTCGTACTTGCTATCTCTGAGATTTTTATAGGACCCATTCACCCAAATCATGCTTCCGATATAACCTGTTCCCTCTTCTTCCACATCCCAAGTAATCTTATAGGTCCCACCTTGCTGTTCGGTCACTTTCAAGTTTTGCACTACCGGTGCGACTGTGTCCACTTTTATTGGTATTTTCGTTTCTTGTGGCTCTGCACCTTCATAGTCAAGAGTGCTAGTATATACATAGTAGTATTGTCCATCTTGAAGTGTGTTTCCTTCGTTATCAAGAGAGTTCCAGAAAGGATATTCAAAAGAATAATAGTAATTCCGGTAGCTCATGATATTTTTGCGGAACGGGTATGGGCTTCCATCTTCTGCGAACTCTTCGAAGTTTCCGATAGTAGATACCGTGTTTCCGTTCTCATCCTGAATGCTTAAGGACATTTCCTTCAGATTACGCAGAGCTGTAAATGAAGGGTAAGCACCTGAACTGATAGATCTTGGGGATACCCCTATTGCATCCGCATCAAAGGTTCCAGTAGCTCCATCGTATCCTAGTGGCAAGTCCAGTAATTCATTCCACAGTACTGTATAGCCAATATAAGCATCGCCGTTGACTGGGCTTTCATCCACATTAGAGATGGCACTCCAATCACCATAATAGCCCATGAAAGGAATGGACAAATTGGTTAACTCTTTCACAGAGCTCCCTTTCGGAACAAAACGTACATATCCTTCAACAAAGCGGCCATCACTAAGTTCCTTTGGCAAGGTGATCGAAATGTTCACTTTGTCATCACGATGTGGCTTGTATTGGAACTTGCTGTCTTCTTTTTGTTGTTTTCCATTAATCTTAATGGAAGCATTTTCCACAGGAATAGAATTTAACGTTAAATACTCTCTTTCTACTCCCTCATAAGCTCTCGTTTCTTTTTCATCTGTCAAAACATCGACATAGATTTCATATTGATGTCTTGGGTGAACAAGATTTTTGTTTAACGCTTCGACATTTAACGTAAAGTCAAAAGTATGGTCAATCTCTTTCAGTGCGACAGAAGCGGCTTGTTCAAGCGGCACTCCTACATGCTGAAGCAAGTATGGAGTTGAAAGCGCTTGCTCGATTTTCATCATACCTGATCCTTGTCTGCGTGGTGAATATACCGTGTTTTCATGCTTTGGATTGGTTAAGATCATCGATGTATTCATAAGTGCATTTTTGGCTTTCAAAACTGTTTCCATTGTTTTAGGAAGCTCCCACTCTTGATAATACTTTTGAAGCAAGAGGGCACCTCCAGCAGCAACATGCGGGCTCGACATCGAGGTTCCACTCATCGTTTCGTATTGGTTATTGATGACCGTGGAGTTAATTTTTCCACCTGGTGCTGTAATTTCCGGTTTAAAACTTAGATCGGTAGGTGAGCCATAGGAGGAAAAGGAAGACATAGGCTCCGTTGCTGTATTCTGTACCCATAGGCCTTCATTAGACAATTGAACAGTCACCTTTTCTCCACTTTCTAAAAGTTCAACAAGCTTATTCCCTTTTTCCTGTTCAGTGGTGACGGCAGGAATGGAATATGGGCTAAAATAAAGGGAAGAATAATCCGATACTCCTGGTGGTGGAATGACGATTGCTGCTGCCGCTCCCTTCTTGTTTGCTTCTACTTGTACTGTAGAATAAAAGGCATAGGCCTTTGCTGGTTTGGAGAGGACTATTTTTCCTTCCAAGGATTCCAGTTCTTTAAAATCTGCCGATAACCCCTCTCCTACATAGACGACCTCATATTCCTTTGTTGGATCTAGATGATCAATCGGTTTCTTGATGTTCGGCTGAATCTGATAACCTAGCACACTACCATCATTTAAAGTAAATCCATCTACCTTCATTAAGTCATTTTCAGAAGAGGCCACCTGGAGGGCATAAGGCGTTATACCAGGATCTCCAACAAGCCCAATATCAGGGTTCTTTGCCAGTGGTAGCTGAGATCGCTCCAAGAGATTTTGTTTAGTGCTGTACGCTGCATTTCCAGCTGAAGCGACAACCAGCACCCCTTGTTCTGTTGCATACTGGATTGCACGCTGAACTGGATCATTCGCGTCTACACTGCCTGCATCCGATCCTAAACTTAAGTTAATGACATCTGCACCAAGCTCCACAGCATGGTAGATTCCTGCTGCAATATCATCATCATACGCATAGCCTCTCGTATCCGAGAAAACTTTTTCGGCTAACAACTGCACATCTGGTGCTACCCCTACCGCTTTTTTCTGGGACTCTTCAAATGCTCCAACAATTCCTGCCACATGTGTACCATGAGAGTTCTTTGCTGGGATAACATCATCATCTTTATCTGCCCAGTCATAGCCTGAAGGTACCTTGTCTGTGTACCATTTATCAGCGATTTCCGTGGCATCCAATTTTCCCTGAATAGTATCCTGTGTAAGCTTTGCATGTTCTTTTCCATTCTCAGATAGCGTCAACGCCTCATGACGATAATCTATTCCGGAGTCGACGATTGCAACAACCATCCCTTGCCCACGATAGTTGTATTTTGTCCATACATTCATCGCTTCTACTAGTTCCTTGCTGTTTACAACAGTATGCTCATAAGTTTTGGCGATACGGACTTCCTTTACACCGTTCATGTTCTGTATTTTCTGTGCTTCACCTAGAGTGGTATCCATGCTGAACCCGTAAAAACCTTCTGTGTAGGTATGCCTTACTTTCCCAGAAACATTTCTAGCTTTAACAAGACTTGTTTTCACTTTTTCTATTTGCTGCGCTGATAAGGAGGCATCCCCCTTATCCTCTACTTCGACTATCAATCTCACTTTTTCATTTGGATTAGATGACTCTACCTTTTCTCCATATAAAGGATCATTGCTCTCCTGTTCAAACACATCAAAGATGTTTTGCTCTGCTGGACCTTTTTTCAGCATGTCCAATTTAGGGTCCGTCTTCTCAGGATACTCAAATCCGGCACTCGCTTGCGTTGCTAACCCACTGAACAATAGTACAAAAATAAATAGAACAGATATTGCTTGTCGCTTGGTTCGCTTCATCTTCTCACCCTCTAATAGTTTATAGGTTTTCATGATTCTAACCTTAATGTTAAAAGGGGGGGATTTTTATGTAAATTGGGGTTTTTATTAGGTTCTCTATGAATTTACTCAGAATTCTTAACCTATCATCCGAGATTAATAGACTATCTTAGATAGACCAAAAGGCTTGATAGGAAAAACAATCACCCTATTTTCCTTAAAATTGGCCCATTTAATTACCCCAACTCTACATCTAATTACAAAAAAAGCTCCTCATTAATCTAAGAATGAGAAGCATTTTTGTTTATAAACTTTTAGTTTGTACAACAGCTTGTCTCAGCTTCCAACCCCTCATCAACGTAAACGTATAAATCCCAAGCGCCACCCATATACAAACAAACGCAATTAAATGAGCACTCGTAAATGGCTCATGGAATAAATACACGCCCA
This window of the Sutcliffiella horikoshii genome carries:
- a CDS encoding S8 family serine peptidase, which codes for MKRTKRQAISVLFIFVLLFSGLATQASAGFEYPEKTDPKLDMLKKGPAEQNIFDVFEQESNDPLYGEKVESSNPNEKVRLIVEVEDKGDASLSAQQIEKVKTSLVKARNVSGKVRHTYTEGFYGFSMDTTLGEAQKIQNMNGVKEVRIAKTYEHTVVNSKELVEAMNVWTKYNYRGQGMVVAIVDSGIDYRHEALTLSENGKEHAKLTQDTIQGKLDATEIADKWYTDKVPSGYDWADKDDDVIPAKNSHGTHVAGIVGAFEESQKKAVGVAPDVQLLAEKVFSDTRGYAYDDDIAAGIYHAVELGADVINLSLGSDAGSVDANDPVQRAIQYATEQGVLVVASAGNAAYSTKQNLLERSQLPLAKNPDIGLVGDPGITPYALQVASSENDLMKVDGFTLNDGSVLGYQIQPNIKKPIDHLDPTKEYEVVYVGEGLSADFKELESLEGKIVLSKPAKAYAFYSTVQVEANKKGAAAAIVIPPPGVSDYSSLYFSPYSIPAVTTEQEKGNKLVELLESGEKVTVQLSNEGLWVQNTATEPMSSFSSYGSPTDLSFKPEITAPGGKINSTVINNQYETMSGTSMSSPHVAAGGALLLQKYYQEWELPKTMETVLKAKNALMNTSMILTNPKHENTVYSPRRQGSGMMKIEQALSTPYLLQHVGVPLEQAASVALKEIDHTFDFTLNVEALNKNLVHPRHQYEIYVDVLTDEKETRAYEGVEREYLTLNSIPVENASIKINGKQQKEDSKFQYKPHRDDKVNISITLPKELSDGRFVEGYVRFVPKGSSVKELTNLSIPFMGYYGDWSAISNVDESPVNGDAYIGYTVLWNELLDLPLGYDGATGTFDADAIGVSPRSISSGAYPSFTALRNLKEMSLSIQDENGNTVSTIGNFEEFAEDGSPYPFRKNIMSYRNYYYSFEYPFWNSLDNEGNTLQDGQYYYVYTSTLDYEGAEPQETKIPIKVDTVAPVVQNLKVTEQQGGTYKITWDVEEEGTGYIGSMIWVNGSYKNLRDSKYEYISSVKPEIVMVSSIDAARNVGVGYVGNEALKHADPFINYLHVSGTNINENKPASITVFGYKRLDWHFVITDAEGNSLEEANIDNEHSIYGLRWTPDADYPEGDYYVTVTGTDETGLTLTSAPRKMTIKR